Below is a genomic region from Bos javanicus breed banteng chromosome 13, ARS-OSU_banteng_1.0, whole genome shotgun sequence.
ACCTCAGTGGTCTCTCCCAACAGTCCTATAAGGTAGTCCTGTTTTATTGGACaaaactgagatgcagagagaaTAAACATCTAGGTCACATGATTTagaacttgaacccaggtctttgaATTCCAAGTAGAGCTCATCTTTGAAAAAGAGGATGTGTTCTAGAAAAATGGTCCAGGCCTTAGCAAAATGGCCACACAGATTACGTTCATTGCCAGTGGCAAACTCCACTCCTTTCTCCTTGATACTGGAGTTTCTGACATCATTTACTTTAAGGTGTCAGGAACTGGATGTGTTCCTCATTTCAGGATTGCCTGTCTTCACCCAAAAGAATGATGAGCTTTCAAGGATCAgaggaaaagagatttttttggttcttttctttgaaatgacACCATTATAGATAACTAATGACCTGATTATGAGAAAAATTCTTTTCTGGCAACCAGAATCCAATAGAATGTTCTAATAAAATCATAAGATCTGAGTGGAAAAGCTCATTGTGATGGCGTGAACTGTCTCCCCATGAGGCTGTAAACCCCACACTGTAACTCATGGGGTTACACTGTAACTCATGCTTTTATCTCCATTATTCTATATTCTGTTGGCTTTTGACTTTTCTGCACTGACTGGATACACAATGAGGTAAGATGAAGTATGAATCTAGAAGACCAACAGTGGCCTCTGTCTGACACCTAAATATCTGGATCTAACTCGATGACTCCAATGACTCCTGCCAATTCATtttgctatttaaatatttttacacacAGTAGGTAATCAGTAAATGTCAGCTCCTGTTGCTCTTTAATCTCGCTGGTGGTGTTGTGCACAGTACGTTGAGCACGtatcagtaaatgttagctgctgTGGTTTGTGTCAAGTCACACTGCATTTTATGACTGCAGAAGCATCCAGCTCCTTGACAGCAGCGAAGTGTGAAAACTGTTGCCCTTTCCCCATGCAGCGTGTGAACTTGGTTATTGATAAACTGTGTGCCAAGTACTGGCTTTTGGGTTTTCCATTGTGAAGTACCAGTGGGTCACTTCAGCCTGATACAATCCACCTCCTCCGTGGCTGGCAGGCGGCTGGTTTTGAGGTCGAGGTCAGCACTGGACTTACTCCCATGGTGGGAGGGCCGCCAGTGGAGCAGCAGCATCTTCTTGAAGTACTTCATGGTGCTGTTCTTCACTGTCACGAAGCACACGGTGTTGATCATGCTGTTGCTCATGGCGATGCACTCCACAACATAAAAGGCTGTGAGGTAATGTTTTTCCTTCACGAACACAGTGGGGAAGAAGTCGCGCACGATTGTGAAGCCATAGAAGGGCGCCCAGCACAGAACATAGGCCGTGAGGATACACATGAGTACCAGTACCGTCTTCCGGCGGCAGCGCAGCCTCTTCCGGATTTGCTCAGTCTGGAAACCCGGGACCGCTTTGAACCAGAGCTCTCGGGAGATCCTGGCATAGCACAGGGTCATGGTGAACACGGGGCCCAGGAACTCGATGCCAAAGACAAAGAGGAAGTAGGATTTATAGTAGAGCTGCTGGTCCACTGGCCAGACCTGGCCGCAGAAgatctttttctggtttttgaCAATGAAGAGGACGGTTTCCTTTGTGAAGTAGGCTGATGGGATGGAGATGAGAATGGATACCATCCAGACCAGAGCGATCAGGAAGGAGGCTGTTTGATAATTCATTCGTGGTTTCAAGGGGTGAACGATAGCGAGATATCTGGTGGGGGAGGGAAGCATCAGTAGCAATGATGTATGCGGATATATACTTGTAATCATTATTAGTTTTTAACTAACCCAAACACCCACAGTAGCAGACAAAATGGCACAATGACTCTCCACGTACCTATTTTCCAGCGTCAACATGCTTCATTTGATTTTAGCAACATCATTTGGCATTTGGAGGAGAAGAGAGGTTTAGTGGGAACA
It encodes:
- the PROKR2 gene encoding prokineticin receptor 2; this translates as MAAQNGNASFPANFSIPQEHASSLPFNFSYGDYDLPLDEDEDMTKTQTFFAAKIVIGVALVGIMLTCGIGNFVFITALTRYKKLRNLTNLLIANLAISDFLVAIICCPFEMDYYVVHQLSWEHGHVLCACINYLRTVSLYVSTNALLAIAIDRYLAIVHPLKPRMNYQTASFLIALVWMVSILISIPSAYFTKETVLFIVKNQKKIFCGQVWPVDQQLYYKSYFLFVFGIEFLGPVFTMTLCYARISRELWFKAVPGFQTEQIRKRLRCRRKTVLVLMCILTAYVLCWAPFYGFTIVRDFFPTVFVKEKHYLTAFYVVECIAMSNSMINTVCFVTVKNSTMKYFKKMLLLHWRPSHHGSKSSADLDLKTSRLPATEEVDCIRLK